One genomic region from Streptomyces sp. NBC_01431 encodes:
- a CDS encoding DoxX family protein, protein MSVDTRTPRPGIDDQPALSMLKVDADPAQVIVNHASFRVLFAPKSLPKPVISSTAVRRRAPVVWSGKSAPGASGLLQAVRETSVVGSERYAAGATQVIPRIDVDDAMPGPLITGPGPETALLPQMRSPYDQQTYGKAEFEDPDGFAEDGSDEPRPRNAGTEASAVRHAYYPGRRMNLGVVLLPLRVFLGFISVYAGMGKLCDPVYFDGGERGSMVKWLNSLHPWALAEPLRDFALQHPVGAGLTVAFLQVVVGVLTMLGLWQRVAAVFGAMLSAALLVTVSWQTVRAYDAPDIIYLAAWSPLIIAGAPVYSLDARLAGEAWRKLGPRSELWELRRRVLRRGLVMATVVVGLTLVTGALLGGAVRSTTVVTVPGPNDDPTNYLPGTPLPSETGPALAPRKPAKSAKPAPKGTGTASPSAKASKKPKAHQTVTAGTTGQPSHTAGTGGQSPSHHRTLQPPPTTSAGPTSSGGTGGSTGGGNRNPIGGLLG, encoded by the coding sequence ATGAGTGTGGACACCAGAACGCCCCGGCCCGGGATCGACGACCAGCCTGCCCTGAGCATGCTCAAGGTGGACGCCGACCCCGCCCAGGTAATCGTCAACCACGCCAGCTTCCGGGTGCTGTTCGCGCCCAAGTCGCTGCCGAAGCCCGTCATTTCGAGCACCGCGGTGCGCCGCAGGGCGCCCGTGGTGTGGAGCGGCAAGTCGGCGCCGGGGGCGAGCGGACTCCTTCAAGCGGTCCGCGAGACCTCCGTCGTCGGCAGTGAGCGCTACGCCGCCGGCGCGACGCAGGTCATCCCGCGCATCGACGTCGACGACGCCATGCCGGGGCCGCTGATCACGGGCCCCGGCCCGGAGACCGCGCTGCTCCCGCAGATGCGCTCTCCCTACGATCAACAGACGTACGGGAAAGCCGAGTTCGAGGATCCGGACGGGTTCGCGGAGGACGGCTCGGACGAGCCGCGGCCGCGCAATGCGGGCACCGAGGCGTCGGCCGTGCGGCACGCCTACTACCCGGGCCGCCGCATGAACCTCGGTGTCGTGCTGCTCCCGCTGCGCGTCTTCCTCGGCTTCATCTCCGTGTACGCGGGCATGGGCAAGCTGTGCGACCCCGTGTACTTCGACGGCGGCGAACGCGGCTCGATGGTCAAGTGGCTGAATTCGCTGCACCCTTGGGCGCTCGCCGAGCCCCTGCGCGACTTCGCCCTCCAGCACCCGGTGGGTGCGGGCCTCACCGTCGCCTTCCTCCAAGTCGTCGTCGGCGTACTGACGATGCTCGGCCTGTGGCAGCGCGTCGCGGCCGTGTTCGGGGCGATGCTGTCGGCGGCTCTGCTGGTGACGGTGAGCTGGCAGACCGTTCGCGCCTACGACGCGCCCGACATCATCTACCTCGCCGCCTGGTCCCCGCTGATCATCGCGGGCGCCCCGGTGTACTCGCTGGACGCACGGCTCGCCGGTGAGGCCTGGCGCAAGCTGGGGCCGCGTTCCGAACTCTGGGAACTGCGGCGGCGGGTGCTGCGCCGGGGCCTCGTCATGGCGACCGTCGTCGTGGGTCTCACGCTGGTGACCGGCGCGCTGCTCGGCGGCGCGGTCCGCTCGACCACCGTCGTGACGGTGCCGGGCCCCAACGACGACCCGACCAACTACCTGCCCGGCACCCCGCTGCCGAGCGAGACCGGGCCCGCGCTGGCGCCCCGCAAGCCCGCCAAGAGCGCCAAGCCGGCGCCGAAGGGCACCGGTACGGCGAGCCCGTCCGCGAAGGCGTCGAAGAAGCCGAAGGCGCACCAGACGGTCACCGCGGGCACCACGGGCCAGCCGAGCCACACCGCGGGCACCGGCGGCCAGTCCCCCTCGCACCACCGCACGCTCCAGCCCCCGCCGACCACGAGCGCGGGACCGACCTCGTCGGGAGGGACGGGCGGCTCCACCGGGGGCGGCAACCGGAACCCGATCGGCGGGTTGCTGGGTTAG
- the rlmB gene encoding 23S rRNA (guanosine(2251)-2'-O)-methyltransferase RlmB — protein sequence MAGNSQRRNRRTSNKKGATVGSGGQRRRGLEGRGPTPKAEDRKKHKKNRIATAKAKQAATRRPAPRRGGVKGTSEMVVGRNPVFEALRDGVPATTLYVQQYIDNDERVREALQLAGERGNINLMEAPRPELDRMTNGLNHQGLVLQVPPYEYADPQDLTAFAYDNGEDPLIVALDGVTDPRNLGAIVRSTSAFGGHGVVVPERRAAGMTAGAWKSSAGTAARTPVSRVTNLTRALEAYKKEGLTIVGLAADGEHTVEELEQIGGPVVIVIGSEGKGLGRLVGETCDYRVRISMPGGAESLNAGVAAGIVLYEAARRRA from the coding sequence ATGGCCGGGAACAGCCAGCGCAGGAACCGCCGCACGTCCAACAAGAAGGGCGCTACGGTCGGCAGCGGTGGCCAGCGGCGCAGGGGTCTGGAAGGCCGGGGCCCCACGCCCAAGGCCGAGGACCGCAAGAAGCACAAGAAGAACCGCATCGCGACCGCCAAGGCCAAGCAGGCCGCGACCCGTCGCCCGGCGCCCCGGCGCGGCGGGGTCAAGGGCACGTCCGAGATGGTCGTGGGCCGCAACCCGGTCTTCGAGGCGCTGCGCGACGGCGTACCGGCGACCACGCTCTACGTCCAGCAGTACATCGACAACGACGAGCGGGTCCGCGAGGCCCTCCAGCTCGCCGGCGAGCGCGGCAACATCAACCTGATGGAGGCTCCGCGCCCCGAGCTCGACCGGATGACGAACGGCCTCAACCACCAGGGCCTCGTCCTCCAGGTCCCGCCGTACGAGTACGCCGACCCGCAGGACCTCACCGCGTTCGCGTACGACAACGGCGAGGACCCGCTGATCGTCGCGCTCGACGGCGTGACCGACCCGCGCAACCTCGGCGCCATCGTCCGCTCCACCTCCGCCTTCGGCGGCCACGGCGTGGTCGTGCCCGAGCGGCGCGCGGCCGGCATGACGGCGGGCGCCTGGAAGTCGTCGGCGGGTACCGCGGCCCGTACGCCGGTCTCCCGCGTCACCAACCTGACGCGCGCGCTTGAGGCCTACAAGAAGGAAGGCCTCACGATCGTCGGCCTCGCCGCCGACGGCGAGCACACGGTCGAGGAGCTGGAGCAGATCGGCGGCCCCGTCGTCATCGTGATCGGTAGCGAGGGCAAGGGACTTGGCCGACTCGTCGGCGAGACCTGCGACTACCGGGTGCGGATCTCGATGCCGGGCGGAGCCGAATCCCTCAACGCCGGTGTGGCCGCGGGCATCGTGCTCTACGAAGCGGCCCGCCGACGCGCCTGA